GATTTGCGACCCATCATCGTGAGAACCCTAtcagaaatatgaacccaccAGTGCTTGATCGAGGTGGGATCAACCCACCCGGCAGGATTGAACGCCAGCACATTGCACCAGTCCGCAATCCCCGACCAAACCTGTCTGGCATAACAACAATCAGCGAAGATGTGTAGAGCGTTCTCCACAGCATGCAGGCAGAAGGGGCACCTCTTGAAGTTCTCAATTCCTTTTCGCTAGAGAAGATCAGCCGTGGGGATGCGCTCTTGAACCAGCAGCCAAGCAAAAAAATTGCGCCGCTCGGGCGCCCAGCAACCCCAAAAAAGATCAATGAAAGGTTGGCGCACGGTGCCAAGGAACTGGGCTAGATAAGTCGACTGGCTGTATAGGAGCTGGAGGCGGTGAGCTTCCAGGACACCGCGTCCGGGCGATCTTCGAACAAGGTGGTTTGGGAGACGATGGAGAAGATGCGAACGAACTCACCAAGCTCATCAGCGGAGAGGGCAGGTGGCAAATCCCGAATCCATTTGTCGTCTACAAGCCCATGTCGAAGACAACGATTCTTCCTCCGAGACTTGATAAAGAGAAGAGGCGCCAGGTCCATGAGCCTACGACCCGAAGCCCAGGCATCTTGCCAGAAGTTGACAGTCAAACCGTCCCCGATCGAGATGGCCGCAAAGGCCGAAAACAGCGACTCGTCATCAGCGGAGATGGGCATCTCCAATTCCTGCCAAGGTTTATTCGGCTCCGTCCATCTCAGCCAGGCCCAGCGCAAGCGAAGAGCCAAAGCAAATTTGAAGATGTCAATGACACCAAGGCCACCCAAAGTCTTCGGCTTGCAAACATCAGACCACCTGACGAGACAGCTGGTGCCACTGCAGTCAACATCACCCTTCCACAGCCACCCACGAGCATGACGAAGCTTGTCAATTTTCTTCATAACCCAAATTATGAAGAAAATTATGGCAGAGAGGAAGAACACCGGTAGCGCTGAAAGCACCGCACGCAGCAAGACAAGCCGGCCGCCCTTGCTCTGCAGTTTCTTCTTGTACCCTGCAACCCTAGCCGAGATTTTGTCGATGAGCGGTTGAAATAGCACCTTCCTGggctgagagagagagagggagtatATTCATATCCTTGTCTTGTTGCTTGTCCGTATTTATCCCGTTTATTGCAGCAAAACAACATCAATCTCCTTAACAGCTTGAGAATCCGGAGCTGCTCTCTAACAGACCTGACGTTCTTCAACTGAACCAACTGTGAGTCAGTAATGCAGGATATAGGCAGAGGTTTGGCTCAGCAAAGGCCGAAAGGCGTACTGCTCGTTGTATTGTCACTTGGATATGCATTAAGCGTTTCAGGAATTTCCTGTTACAGAAAAAACTGATGCAGCTCACTCCATCAGGAGATCAATGAATTTCTTGAAATTCTCGTACGAGGAGCCGCCCTCAACGATGCTGCTCCGAGCGGCATCCCTGAGCACCCGTGCCCTCTCCCCGATTCCCTCGTCGCCGATGACCTGTTCCAGCTTGCTCCTTACCTCTTCCTTGGTCACGACTCCATCCTCACCGGCTGCAACGGCCAAACCGGTCATCCAGATGTCACAGATGTAGCTCCGGTTCGCGAACTGGTCGGCGAAGTAGGGCCAGCACAGGATCGGCACGCCGTTCCTGACCCCCTCCGTCGTCGAGTTCCACCCGCAGTGCGACACGAAGCACGCCACCGAGGGGTGCGCTAGAACCTACATGTGGAAACGGGTCAGATCAATGCAGAAACATCACTGGCGAGCGAGCTCCATCAATGCCTTTCGTGGAATGGTACAGTAATCTATACCCGTACCTGCTGCTGGGGGCACCAGCTGACGATCATGCCGTTGCCGGCGACACGGCTCTGGAACTCGTCGAACCACGCCTTGCTAAGGCCGCCGGAGGTGAAGTCCGGGCGCACCACCCACAAGAACGGCCGGCCGGTGAGCTCCAGCCCCTCGGCGAGCTCTTGGAACTGCCGCGGGTTAAATGTGGTCAAGCTGCCGAACGCCACGTACACGACGGAGCTGCGTGCGCGCGCGTCGAGCCACTCCAAGCAACTCGCGTCCTCCGGCCAGAACTGCCCGACGGGCTTCCGGAGCTCCTGGTCGGCGAACAGCGGGCCGATGGGCACTATGTCGGGGAAGAGCTCGAATGCCGTGGTCTCAGCGTCGAGGAACGAGTTGCACACGGTGATCTCGGCGAGGATGGGCGAGTGGGCGTACCCGGACATGAGCTCGAACACTGCCTGCTCCTCATCTGGTGGGCCGTCCAGGCTCCACGGCATGTGCGACGCGTAGATGGGCGGCATCTTGGGCGCGACTTCATATGTCCCCTGCCGCTTTGGGATGCCTGCGTTTATTCAGGTGTTACCTTTGTTTGCTtcaagtaaaaaagaaaagaaaatggttgattcttcatcatctgaaaAATCTGCCATGTCGGACGGTGAGAAGAAACATACAATCGAAAAAACAGCACTTTTGCACAATCGCGTTGAATTTAAGGGAATCTAGGCTACCGGCGCAGTAGCGAAGTTGTTGAATTTTGTCcatcattttgatgttttAATTGCAAATTACTCAGTTTTCTTAATTCTCAGTTGCCTGGCATTGCTAATAATAATTTGTTCACTTATTGGAGGTGTAcaacttttgtgaaatttaaGTGTATTATTTTGTACTTCCTCCTATCTATCATATGTGTCGCTAATTTAGTATAAAATCGTACTAAaccagcgacacttattatgaattagAGAGAGTTTATCTAGTGATTTCGAGATGAGAAAGTTTGGATCTTCAGCCAAAGGTTTAAATACGTGAccaataaaatgaaaaaagaaacagtgCAGTGGTTGTGAGTTCTTAAATTTCAAGCCCAATTATTGTAGTTTTCAACATTTActctcttttgtttgtttcggtCAGTCTCGTCACCTTCGTATTGAATTCCACGCCATGCCCTTTCGCCTTATATGTGAAAAAACCATATGTCATATATGATACGGGGAATCCcaccttttcgaaaaaataaaatatgtcatATGATATCATATGAGTGAGATGATTGACTTTCTTCTGATATGTGAAAAAACCATATGAGTACGAGACTACCAGTGATAGAATTGCTGATAGTTTTGGCAGTAGACTGTATCATATCGGTTTTGCTATGTAGAAGCCGATtgtttttagttagagatcagtCGATGTTTTTGACCatcggatcttaatccaacgatagcaCATGTGAGATGAGAGAAATGACCTTAGATCTTACTCGTTCTGATACGCTAATCGAGACTTCAAGGACTTCTGCTTAAAAATGAGTAATCCAGAAATAGCCACATCCATATATATTATATAGTAGTACAAGAAGTAACAAGGAGCGGCAGAAGCGTAGAACAATGGATCTTTCCTACCTTTTTCATCGATGAAGCCATCCTGTATCATCTTGGGGATCGCGAACGACGTCCCAAGgcacgccgcggccgccggccagaCGCCGGCGACCCGGACACCGAGGTTCTTGGCGACCTGGAAGCAGAACCACATGTTGACGTCCGCCACGAGCCACTTCACCTTGGccgccccggacgcctccgtcTCCCTGATGAGGTCCTCCAGGAAGCCCGGCACGCGCCGCCAGACCGCGTCCAGGAACTTGCAGAGGTCCCTGCGGTCATCGCCGTCGGCCATGCCGTCCGGTACGGGCACCAGGCGGATCCCTTCCACCGTgtctccgctgccgccgtcgccggttCGGCGCAGGGCGTTGAGAAGGAGCCCGTGGGTGAGCCCGGTGCAGACGAAGGTGACCTGGAAGCCGCGCTCGACGAGGCGGTGCGAGAGCTCCATGAGCGGCGTCACGTGGCCCTGCGCCGGGAACGGCAGCACCATGACGTgaggcgccgcggcggccatgtCGTTGTATGTGATATGGGGATTTCCGGATGGGTATccgaagctagctagctgccgtTTGCCCGTTTGGATCAAAGAGCAAGTAACCAACGTATGAATTGCACAGAGAGAGTGAGAAACGGAGAGACTAATAACGGCGCCCTGTTTTGGCATTTCTGCGCGTCTGCTCGCTGCTCACGCTCGTCGTTTCCTCTCTTGCCGTGGAGTGATCGGGCGGCTGCCGGCTATCGCCAGCAATGCTGAAAGCTTGGACTGGAACGGTTGGAACCCGTTTTCTCATTGGCCGCGGGAGAAGGACGAAGGATTTTGGTTTTTTACCGGAGAGTTTGATTCCTGTTGGGCTTACAAGCATCACTCTAACCGTTGGTTCTCAAGGGCCGGCTTCTTTGATTCAAAGATTTTTCGTATGAAACATGAAAGATTgaaattcttaaaaaaaatcctgtgCAAGTCGTTTGAATCGTAGGATTGAATCTCATAGAAAATTTTCTAATGATTTCTTTACACTAAATTTCATCGGCTTTTTTATCCCTATGTGAGTCACTTGATTTCATGATTTGTATGATCGCTAATCTTGATCTTGCACCCTTTCTGACTCGATTACTCGAACACAAATGTTCTCTCATTCTGAATTAATTCTTGAACCCTAGCAAGTGGAGAGCTTGGTGGCGCGGCATGCAGGTGACCAACGGTGTGAGGCAGGTGCTAGGTGCGGCTGGAGTTTATTTGTCAATTGACACCCGATTTTTTGAGTCGATTGATCACCCAACTCAGAATCCTGAGTATGGCACTGGAAATTACAGTAGACAAATGACAAAAACTGCAATTGAATAACGGATGTAAATTAATAGACAACAATTACAAAGTGCAATAGACAACTGACAAAAAAATGCAGTAGGGAAATGACCAAAAATGAAGTAGACAACAAGTACAAAGTGCAGTAGAGAAAAGACGAGAAGTGCAGTAGAAAAATGGTCGAAAATGCAGTAGAAAGTAGTCCGAGTGCAGTAGATAGCCGGCGAAAAGTGCACTAGAAAAATGGTCCAAATGCAGTCGAGAACAGTTCAAATGCAGCACATAGCTGGCAAAGGTACAATAGAGAAGTGGCCAAAGGTCTAGTAGACAACAGTTAATATGTACTACTCAGTAGATACCAGGCAAAAAGTGCAATAGAGAACTGACAAAAATAGAGTCGAGAACTGTCATCAAAGTGCAGTAAAATAAGGGGCAAAAAATGCAGTAGGAGAAGTGCCAACAACATCTAGCACACCTCACAAAAGCATCAGCGTCTCAGCGAAGCATAATTAAGAGCAATTGACAAATCAGTAGAGCACCAATCAACACAGCACATCTGCAACATCCTTTTCCTCCACCACATGTGTGTTGTGGTTCGCTTCTACCGTCCACAGATGAAGATACAGAAACTATCCACACTGgcataacaaaacaaaacaaacgaTACAGAGCTCACTCCGTCAGGAGATTCACAAATTTCTTGAAATTCTCGTATGACGAGCCGCCCTCGCTGATGCTCTTGCAAGCTGCATCCCTGAGCACCTGTGCCCTTACAGCAATTCCCTCGTCGCCGATGAGCTGTTCCAGTTTGCTCTTTACCTCTTCCTTGATCACGACTCCATCTCTCGCTTTGGGAAGCCTGCATTTATTCAGGCGTTGTCATTTATAACGGAATTTTTTATGGTGCATTGGCAACATAATTTTTATACGTACCCATGTCGTCGATGAAGCCGTCCTGTATCATCTGGGGAATCCTGAACGCCGTCCCAAGGCTGGCCGCGGATGCCGGCCAGACGGCGGCCACCCGAACGCCGAGGTCCTTGGCAACCTGAAAGCAGAACCCCATGGTCACATCGCCAATGAGCCACTTCACcctgggcgccggcgccgccccggACGCCTTGATGAGGCCCTCCACGTAGCCCGGCACGCACCGCGAGACCGCGTCCACGAACTTGCAGAGGTCCCTGcggtcgtcgccgtcggccaTGCCGTCCGGAATGGGGACAAGGCGGATCCCTTCCAACGTGTCCCCGCCGTTCGGGGTTTGGCGCAGGGCTTTGAGAAGGAGCGCGTGGGTGAGCCCTGTGCACACGAAGGTGACCTGGAAGCCGTGGTCGACGAGGCCGTGCGAGAGTTCCATGAGCGGCGTCACGTGGCCTTGCGCCGGGGACGGCAGCACCATCACGTGAGGCGCCGCGGCGTCCATGCCAACCGACGGGATGTATGCGAATCTGTGCAATCGGGGAAGAGCGCTGTCGTCTGCGGACTGCGGTTCTGCTGGCCGGTTGGACAAGCAACGTACGCGCGTATAGCCAGAggcagagagggagagaggaatgCGCGTATAAGAGCGTGTTGCTTTGGCATTTCCGTGGCGTCCAAACGCTGGACGCTAGCTTTCTCTGTTTCCGAGCTTCCGTGGAGCAACCGAGCGATCGCccggctgccggcggcgatgtTGAAAGCTTGGAaccgtcttttttttttacgttGGCCGCGCGCGTGAAGATGCGGCAGTTGGGTGCGCATATTTGTTCATTCGGGCCTTACAAGTGAGAAGGGAGCCCAATGACATCAAAATTGGATTTCGAATAGACTGAGTTGTCCCTTTTGTCCGGCCCGTGGAGGCAAGATAACATGGGATTGCAATCCCCCTAGCCCCCTCGCCCACAGCCATCCCCGGTTTGCACCTGAAATGACGTCCTAGCAGGTCTCAAACATCCTCCTGCACTCGCGCGCGTCCTGAACGAAATTAGATGCTGCATCTGAATTTTCAAATCCCGTCAAAAACCGGAAAATGATGTTGATGTAGCAGCAGGTTGAAATCACAAGACATCTACGACAGTAATCTTAGAAACAGACAACCATCTCGAAAAAAAGCGACGAAGGTCGGATGATCATCTTAGATCCGGCTAGACAGATCTAAAAAGACCTAACCTCAGTAACTCCGTGACCGAGTCGAAACTGACCGAACCTCGCTTGATTGGGGAAGGAACAAACGAATCAGGGCATGTAGACTACCTAAAGACAAAACTACATACACCACTCCAAAGAAAAGCGACCTAACAATTCCACCAACGAGATCGTCACCAACTAGGTGATTAGGATTTAGAGTTGGAAAAACTTATTTTTAATACGCAAAGTGCCAACATCGCCACCAAAACATCGTTGCTGATTGACCAAACACTGATTCTATGGACCTGCTATAGCGCCAAATGCAGGTCGAGGGCCCCCACCCCATTCCATTGCTGGGGCGGCAGGAACCCATTAAATGGCTGGCCGGACTGGACGGTGGAGGGTTAGAAACTAAGGATATGCAATCTGATTGTTCGAATCATAACATGCTTTTAGAAAAAGTTGGTTAACATCCAAAAAATGTTCAAATACTTCACCAGATACATCCTATAGATGTTCGTGCAACTTTTCCTATGCATCACCAAAAAAATCATACGTGTCATGTTagtaccaatttttttttccttggtaACTAAGCCAACGGCCTAGCTGGTGTAACGAAATGTGGTGATCTTGCCATCTCATTTTACAGCAAACGTACGCAAGATATCCAGCCAAACATCAGCCGATCGGGCCGAGGGTGTTGATAATCAATGTTGCGATTCTGTTCCTCCCGTATATAGTTCTTGACTTTGTTGTCTCTGGCAGACCGGCACCGCGGAAGAAGGTTAAGGCACATGGCAAACAGGCAAAGCACGCAACCATGTTTCGTCGCATAGAGAAAGAGACCATCCAAGAGTCGTTGACACCGACCTGATCACGTGGCTATGCGGGCGAGGCGACAGCAAACTTACTTGACCCGAGACGTAGATCTCCACAAACCACGCTTACACAAGGCAAATTATAATCCTACACAGGGTGCACGACCTAACGTTCATTCGCCGAGGAGTTCCACGAATCTCGTGAAGTTGTCGTGCGACGACCCGCCATCACGGAGGCTCTTCGATGCCGCATCCTTGAGCCCCCGCGCCCTCTCCCTGATCCCCTCGTCACCGACCAGCATCTCCACCTTGCCCCTCACCTCCTCCTTGCCCACGACGCCGCCCTTGCCGGGCGCCACGGCCAGCCCGGTCCTCCACACGTCGGTCACATAGCTCCGGTCCAGGAACTGGTCGCAGAAGTAAGGCCAGCACAGGACCGGCACCCCGTTCCTGGCGGCCTCCATGGTCGAGTTCCACCCGCAGTGCGACACGAAGCACGCCACGGCGGGGTGCGCCAGGACACGCTGCTGCGAGCACCAGCTCACGATCACGCCCCTGCCAGCCACCCGCTGCCTGAACTCCTCCAGCCAGGTTTTACTCAGCCCTGGGGTGAAGTCCGGGCGCACCACCCACAGAAACGGCCGCCCCGTGAGCTCCAGCCCCTCGGCCAGCTCCTGGAACTGCCGCGCGTCGAAGATGGCGAAGCTGCCGAACGCCACGTACACCACGGAGCCGTCCGGGCGCGCGTCGAGCCAGCCCAGGCAGCCCGTGTCCTCCCGCAGGAACTGGCCCACGGGCTTCTGGAGCTCCGCGTCGGCGAAGAGCGGGCCGATGGGGAGGATGCTCGGGAAGAGGCCGAACGCGCCGGGTTCCGCCTCGAGGAAGGAGTTGCACACGGTGATCTCGGCCAGGTCGTTGAGCTTGTTGTTCCGGCACACCAGCTGGAAGATGATGTGCTGCCCTTCCGGTGCGCCCGCGTTGTTCCACGACAACAGCGACGTGTGCAGCGGCGGCATCCCGGGCGCCAGCTCCAGCGTCTCCTCCCGCTCCGGCCATCCTGCCGCACGTCAGTTAATTAACTAATTCGATCGTGTGCTGGTGAGAAAATCAAAACACTGAGAGTTACAAGTTCGAGCAATATACCCTTGTCGTTGAGGACGCCGTCTTGGATCAAGTTGGGGATCTTGAGCATGATGGCGAGGCACGCCATGGAGGCCGGCCAGAAGGAGGCGACACGGATGCCGAGCTTCCGGGCCACCGGGAAAGACCAGCCCATGTTGACGTCGCCGACGAGCCACTTCACCTTGGGCCTACCGGCCGCCTCCATGTCCGCGACGAGCGACTCCAGGTAGCCCGGCATGTGGCGCGAGTAGGCGTCGATGAGCTTGTTGAGGTCCTTGcggtcctcgtcgtcggcaaGCCCGTCCGGGATGGACGCCAGGTGGATGCCGCgcagcgcctcgccgccctTCGGCAGCGCGGCAAGCACCAGCGCGTGGTCCACCTCGGTGTTGACGAAGGTGACCTCGAAGCCGTGGTCCACGAGGCGGTGCGAGAGCTCCATGAGCGGCACCACGTGGCCCTGGCACGGCATCGGCAGCACCATCACGTGGCCCTTCGCCATTAATTCTTCTTGTCTAAGCTTTGCTAACCTCTGACTGTCTTGACACGCGAAGTTGTTTGTTCAGAGGCGCACGCACCGTCTGCTGGCAACGGCAATCACTTTAGCAGTACACGCGCACGCGCACACGCACACCACCGCCTTTATATCCAAAGAGAGGAAAGAAATGGAATTTATAAAGAATTGCCATATATCTTGTGGAAAAAAGAGGCTTCGTTTGGCACGATTATTCCAGGCTGTAAATAGCAGCCGTGCTGACACGTTGGTGGCGGCGAGCGCTGGCTTATCTCAATCGAGAGGCGGTCTGCCTTCTGCATGTCATGCACATAGCCGCCTGTGGAACCAGAAAGAAGCCAAGCGACTCAAATCTAGCACCAGGACACCACTCATCTGATGCAGGTCATCGTTTGGCGCCTTGTGCAAAGAAGTCATAGCTGGTGAGGTCGTGAAGATTTGCCAGGGTCATTGGACATCGATCTGGTCATGGTTTGATGTAGATCGCGATCTTACCAGCTCGACGTTGAACGCTAACGCTGACGAAATGTCCGGTTACCAGGCACGAGCAAACAAACAATTCCGGAGGTAATGAATTACGGGGCACCGCTCTGACAGCCTAACACATACTTTGCTTATTTTATGTGGAAGTCTTCTGCCCAAAGGCAGCGAAGGCACGTCATCGAATCATCGATTGCCCGCGTGGTCACAAATTGTGATTTTGAAGATCTTCAAAAATCACATATATTCGAGCAGGATTTCCCAGCAAATAAACAACTGCTATTCCTTCCTGAATCCTGACACAGTCCGCACAACAGGGccaagaaatgaaaaaagcGGAGACCTATTGATTTACCCGCTGTAGAACTCTAGGACTCATGGGGTCGTTTGGAATAAAGAAAAGTAGTGGAGTACTATGAAGTAGTAGAAATGTTTCACCAGAATTGGTTCGAAGTTATGACTAGCTAAGTCAAAGGATACGATAAAACAAATTGCAATCGCGCGAAGTCTAAACAAGCCACCACATAGAGCAACACCACACAGATCGTATCAGCACAAGTGAACTGAAGTGGTAAAAAATGAACTATCAGATGAGTGTGGTGCGTGTGGTTGTCACCGTCCAATTGGTGGAATATCATGTaaaaaaggtttttttttatgaatagtTTTGTTGTGATCTATGACTGCATGCACGTAAAAGAAGACCAAGTAAGAGTCACCTTAAGTTGATATTCAACATGCATGAGACTGAAAGTGATGGCTACTAAAACGAACCTAAACCGAAAGCTCATGGAGATTGATCAATGTGCTGATGTAAGCTTGAATATCTTATATAACGAAACTGGATGAGCAAGTACCCGTGCAAATAAATTATTGAGCCTCATAATACATGTCTTGGTCCCTAACTGATGAGGTGGTACATTTGATATGTGCTCAAACCGAGGTTTCAGAGATGCGAGCACAGACACAACAATAGCTTCGGTGGGCAACATACTTCTACAGCGGATTGCTGTGCATCCAGATTAGGGCTTTGTAGTGCCTGGACGAGGAGGCCCGAAATAGTTTGTCACCAAACCCATCACAGCAAACCTGGCaatttttgtaaattttattAAACCAAATAAGCTAGTGTTTGTGAAATTGAAGCAGGCAATTAAGGAacaaaagtgaaaaaaaataggGACATGGATGGTAAAAGTAAAACAAGATAAGCTAACACAGATCTCTTTTTGCTGACACACACTACACGGATATTGTTTTTTGGAAGATACAGATAGCCTTTTGGTATGTGATCTAGCTAGAAAGATAACTAGCCACTGAAACCATGCTAAGGTAATAAACGGggatcttcttttctttctgaaaaCAGACTTCTGCTGATAGAAAAGTAAAATCAGAACAAACGAAGAAAAGTCATATAAAACAAGGCTACTTCCTATCATCACTAGCCACTAAATCAGAGCAACAGAAAAAATGTCATATAAAACAACCAAAGAAAGTAATTCAGAACAATATAATTTTTTCGGAGAAAAGACTAGTTGCTTGATTATTGACATTTTCTATAGTTAGTGGGTATTGTTTTCGTATGACCTATACCAATCTTAATTTTTTATCTTGAAACTCTACCAAGTAATCAAACAGATCACCTAcaacacggctacatctgtcAGATCAAATCAATAATTTCCATTGATTAGCAAAGTCAGGTCACATTTTCAGTGGTGGTAAAGAGGAAACACATGAACCCCAAAAGGAGCAGTGGATACATGAAGAAACTGAACACAATTTTCTGTCAGCCTAAATATTTGATTGATTAAAATTCATTTCGACTTGGTTTAGAGAGAAGAAGCATTTGGATTATAAGTTTCATGAACAATGATATCCAGTTAACCCTTGCAAGGCGGTGAGAACATAAAATGGTAAACAGTTCTCAGAATTTTAGATCATTAGTCTGTGCTCTCTAGTGCTTTTTTGCCGTTGCAATACATAACCAGACTCACAATAGTGGAACACCAATGGCCATCCTGATATCAACACTAGATGTCAACATTGCTAACTCATGGCAATCTCACCAATTCGAAGTAAAAGCTATTCCTTCAGTGTAACAAGTAGCATGCTGTTTCACAATAGATACACGTAATCTCCGTCTGGGGTAACCGGTTGCTGATAACTGGCCTTCACAATACAAAGACAAACAATCCCTAAATTTTTGCCCTGATAAATATTAACCAAAGCACATGATCTGTTTTAACTTCTGTGTAATACTGTTTACTGTAAGAATTAA
This is a stretch of genomic DNA from Brachypodium distachyon strain Bd21 chromosome 1, Brachypodium_distachyon_v3.0, whole genome shotgun sequence. It encodes these proteins:
- the LOC100829644 gene encoding UDP-glycosyltransferase 83A1, with product MPKQGAVISLSVSHSLCAIHTLVTCSLIQTGKRQLASFGYPSGNPHITYNDMAAAAPHVMVLPFPAQGHVTPLMELSHRLVERGFQVTFVCTGLTHGLLLNALRRTGDGGSGDTVEGIRLVPVPDGMADGDDRRDLCKFLDAVWRRVPGFLEDLIRETEASGAAKVKWLVADVNMWFCFQVAKNLGVRVAGVWPAAAACLGTSFAIPKMIQDGFIDEKGIPKRQGTYEVAPKMPPIYASHMPWSLDGPPDEEQAVFELMSGYAHSPILAEITVCNSFLDAETTAFELFPDIVPIGPLFADQELRKPVGQFWPEDASCLEWLDARARSSVVYVAFGSLTTFNPRQFQELAEGLELTGRPFLWVVRPDFTSGGLSKAWFDEFQSRVAGNGMIVSWCPQQQVLAHPSVACFVSHCGWNSTTEGVRNGVPILCWPYFADQFANRSYICDIWMTGLAVAAGEDGVVTKEEVRSKLEQVIGDEGIGERARVLRDAARSSIVEGGSSYENFKKFIDLLME
- the LOC106865877 gene encoding UDP-glycosyltransferase 83A1-like → MDAAAPHVMVLPSPAQGHVTPLMELSHGLVDHGFQVTFVCTGLTHALLLKALRQTPNGGDTLEGIRLVPIPDGMADGDDRRDLCKFVDAVSRCVPGYVEGLIKASGAAPAPRVKWLIGDVTMGFCFQVAKDLGVRVAAVWPASAASLGTAFRIPQMIQDGFIDDMGFPKREMES
- the LOC112270133 gene encoding UDP-glycosyltransferase 83A1-like, with the translated sequence MAKGHVMVLPMPCQGHVVPLMELSHRLVDHGFEVTFVNTEVDHALVLAALPKGGEALRGIHLASIPDGLADDEDRKDLNKLIDAYSRHMPGYLESLVADMEAAGRPKVKWLVGDVNMGWSFPVARKLGIRVASFWPASMACLAIMLKIPNLIQDGVLNDKGWPEREETLELAPGMPPLHTSLLSWNNAGAPEGQHIIFQLVCRNNKLNDLAEITVCNSFLEAEPGAFGLFPSILPIGPLFADAELQKPVGQFLREDTGCLGWLDARPDGSVVYVAFGSFAIFDARQFQELAEGLELTGRPFLWVVRPDFTPGLSKTWLEEFRQRVAGRGVIVSWCSQQRVLAHPAVACFVSHCGWNSTMEAARNGVPVLCWPYFCDQFLDRSYVTDVWRTGLAVAPGKGGVVGKEEVRGKVEMLVGDEGIRERARGLKDAASKSLRDGGSSHDNFTRFVELLGE